The proteins below come from a single Rhizobium tropici CIAT 899 genomic window:
- a CDS encoding sugar ABC transporter ATP-binding protein, which yields MGSEAVDGAVVLSARGISKAFSGVQVLFSVNFDLRAGEIHALMGENGAGKSTLVKVLSGFEQPTSGEILLDGKPVKLPPNGAAEALGIVIIHQEFNLAEHLTVTESLFLGREVTRLGVLDRKLMRAETRRVLDLLGSHVDENAVISSLSIADKQMVEIAKAISRDARIVFMDEPTAVLSREETNFLFKQVRKLRDQGTSFVFVSHKLDEVMELTDRVTVLRDGQWVKTSPTSLLDGESIAQLMVGRELSSLYPAKNEPDVDEKVVLNVASVSTGYVHDASFELRKGEILGFSGMIGSGRTELMEAIVGLRARASGEVVANGQTVPPHDVHAAIDAGLAYMTKDRKSKGLLLNSGMVVNLTLQSLDRHGKFGYLSASSEADALARARRRFDIRVRDGNIVAGRMSGGNQQKLLLAKIMETEPQIIIIDEPTRGIDVGTKQQIYHFISALARDGHSIIVISSEMPEVIGLCTRVAVMREGRIVGVLEGEEITEQEIMRYAAGLKKKTAA from the coding sequence ATGGGTTCGGAAGCCGTCGACGGTGCGGTCGTGCTGTCTGCGAGAGGGATTTCCAAGGCCTTCAGTGGCGTACAAGTGCTGTTCAGCGTCAACTTCGATCTTCGGGCGGGCGAAATCCATGCGCTCATGGGCGAAAACGGCGCCGGAAAGTCGACGCTCGTCAAGGTCCTGTCCGGCTTCGAGCAGCCGACCTCTGGTGAGATTTTGCTCGATGGCAAGCCGGTAAAGCTGCCGCCGAATGGTGCAGCGGAAGCGCTCGGCATCGTCATCATCCATCAGGAGTTCAATCTCGCTGAGCATCTGACCGTCACCGAGAGCCTGTTTCTCGGGCGCGAAGTTACACGGCTCGGTGTGCTCGATCGCAAGCTCATGCGCGCGGAAACGCGGCGCGTGCTCGACCTTCTCGGGTCGCATGTCGACGAGAATGCCGTGATCAGCTCGCTTTCCATCGCCGACAAGCAGATGGTGGAGATCGCCAAGGCGATCAGCCGCGATGCGCGCATTGTCTTCATGGACGAGCCGACCGCCGTTCTCTCGCGCGAGGAAACCAATTTCCTGTTCAAGCAGGTGCGCAAGCTGCGCGATCAGGGAACGAGCTTCGTCTTCGTCTCCCATAAGCTCGATGAGGTCATGGAGCTGACGGATCGGGTCACGGTCTTGCGCGACGGCCAATGGGTGAAGACATCCCCAACATCGCTGCTCGATGGCGAATCGATCGCCCAGCTGATGGTCGGGCGCGAGCTTTCCAGCCTCTATCCGGCCAAGAACGAGCCTGATGTCGACGAGAAGGTCGTGCTCAACGTTGCCTCGGTTTCCACCGGCTACGTCCACGATGCGAGCTTTGAGCTGCGCAAGGGCGAGATACTGGGCTTTTCCGGAATGATCGGTTCGGGACGCACGGAGCTGATGGAAGCGATCGTCGGCCTGCGCGCTCGTGCGTCTGGCGAGGTCGTTGCCAATGGTCAAACGGTGCCTCCGCATGATGTGCATGCAGCCATCGATGCCGGGCTTGCCTACATGACGAAGGACCGCAAATCGAAGGGCCTGCTTCTGAATTCGGGTATGGTCGTCAATCTGACCCTGCAGTCGCTCGACCGGCACGGCAAGTTCGGCTATCTGAGCGCCTCCAGCGAGGCGGATGCGCTGGCGCGGGCGCGCCGCCGTTTCGACATCCGGGTGAGGGACGGAAATATTGTTGCCGGCCGCATGTCCGGTGGCAACCAGCAGAAGCTGCTTCTGGCGAAGATCATGGAGACCGAGCCGCAGATCATCATCATTGATGAGCCGACGCGCGGCATCGATGTGGGGACGAAGCAGCAGATCTATCATTTCATTTCCGCGCTGGCGCGCGACGGCCATTCGATCATCGTGATTTCTTCGGAAATGCCCGAGGTCATCGGGCTCTGCACGCGGGTTGCCGTGATGCGCGAAGGCCGGATCGTGGGCGTGCTCGAAGGCGAAGAGATCACCGAGCAGGAAATCATGCGTTATGCGGCGGGCCTGAAGAAAAAGACGGCTGCCTGA